In the Azospirillum humicireducens genome, TCAGTCAGGGCTGGGCGGCCGGGGAGCTGGCCGGCGAGGCGTCGCCGCCATCGTCCGTCGGGCAACCCGCCAGGACCGTCAGGCCGTCGGTGGAAGCGGGGCAGGAACTGCGCGTCCTGGAGCAGCGGCTGTGGCGCCTGCTGATGCAGCCGGCGGTTGCCTCGACCGGGCGGGTCCATCTGCTCGACCTCGGAATGATGCGGGATCGCCTGGGGACCGGGTGGACGGCGCTGCGCCCGCGGATCCTGACCGCTGCCGACGGCATCATCGACCGTCATCTGACCCGGAACGACATCCGCTTCAGGACCGCTGGCGACGACTATATCCTGGTGTTCGCGTCGCTCGAACGCCATGCGGCGTCCCTGGTCTGCGCCAGGATCGCACAGGAGCTGCTGCAGCTGTTTCTAGGCGACGACCGCTCGGCCGACCTCCGCGTCTCGACCGCCGTCGGCGTGGCGGATGGGCAGATCCGGTTCGAGCACGCCTTCGCCACCAGCCTGCTGGCCGAGGCGCGAGCGCGGACGGAATTGGCGGGCGGTTCGGCGGGCGGTTCGGCGGGCGGCGCGTTCGCCGATGGCTCGCCGGTGATGACCGGCCCGATCTTCTACGCCGAGGATGCCGGCGGCAAGGCCCGCCCGGTCCTGCGCCAGTTGCGCTTGCCGCCCGACGATGCCGCCAGGTTCGGCATCCGTTACCGGCCGGTCTGGGACATTACCCAACAGGTGATCTCCACCTATATGGGCACGCCGGTGCGCATCTTTCCCGACGAGTCCTTCATCGAGGGAACGGCGGCGTTGAATTCGCTCAGCGACGCCATGGAGATCCTGCAGCTCGACGCCGACGCGCTGGTCGAATCGGTGGAAATCCTGAACGGGCTGTTCCGCAACAAATCCCGGCTGTTGATGTCTGTGCCGATCTGTTTCGAAACCCTGGCGGCCCGCCGCACCCGGCTGCCCTTCCTGGAGATCTGCCAGTCGATCCCCGACTATCTGCGCCGCTTCCTGATATTCGAGCTTCTGCGCTTTCCGCCGGGGGTGCCGACCGGCCGGCTCAGTGAACTGCTGCACGAGATCCGGCCCTATTGCCGCTGGACCTTCATGCGGGTGGAGTTCAAGTCGCAGAGTTTCTCTGGCTTCGCCGGCACCGGCCTGAATGGCATCACCGTGGCGATGCCGGCCGACCGCTCGGCCGAGGTCCGGTTGATGGAGGAGATGAACGGCATCGTCACCGCGGCCGAGCGCGCCGGCCTGATGATCTGTGTCGCCGGGCTGTCGACCACCAGCATGGTGGTGGCGGCGCGGGCGTCGGGGGTCAGGCTGGTCGCCGGCAACCGCATCGGCCCGCCGCAGGACCGGCCGCGGTCGATGATCCGCTTCGACTGGCCCGACCTGTACCGCGACGGGGAGGAGGAGTGACGCCGGGTTCAGGCATCAGGGGAGGCCGGACGTCACAGCGCCGCGATGGCCTCGGCCAGCGCCACCAGCCGGCGGGCGTTCTCGACATGCAGGTTCTCAACCAGCTTGCCGTCCACCAGCACCACCCCCTTGCCGGATGACGCGGCTTCGGCATGGGCGGCGATGATGCGATGGGCGTGGGCGATCTCGTCGGCATCGGGTGCGAAGGCGGCGTTGCAGGCGGTGATCGTCTTCGGATGGATCAGCGTCTTGCCGTCGAAGCCGAGCTCGCGCCCCTGCCGGCAGGAGGCGGCGAAGCCCTCGTCGTCATTCAGGTCGAGATGCACGCCGTCCAGCACCGCCAGCCCATAGGCCCGCGCCGCCAGCAGACACAGCCCCAGGCTGGTGATCATCGGCAGCCGCTGAGCCGTATGGGCGGCGTGCAGATCCTTGGCGAGATCGGAGGTGCCGAGCACCAACCCGCCGACGGCAGGGGAGGCCCCCGCGATCTCCTTGGCGTTCAGGATGCCGAGCGGCGTTTCCATCATGCACCAGATCGTCTGGCCGGCCGGCGCTCCGGCGGCGCGCAGCACAGAGTCGGCCAGCCGCACCGCGTCGGCGCTCTCCACCTTCGGCAGCAGCACGGCGTCGGCACCGCTGGTCGCCGCCATGCGGAGGTCGTCATAGCCCCATGGCGTGTTCAGGCCATTGACCCGAATGATCAGTTCCCGCCCGCCATAGCCGCCGGCGGCAAGCGCCTGGGCGATGGTGTCGCGCGCCACGGCCTTGGCGTCGGGGGCGACCGCATCCTCCAGGTCGAGGATCAGCCCATCGGCGGGCAGGCCGCGCCCCTTCTCCAAGGCACGGGCGTTCGAGCCCGGCATGTAGAGCACGCTGCGGCGGGGGCGGACGGTCGTGGCCATGGCGATTTCCCGGAACTGCGGATGGTTGGAATGGGCAGCTTTAGCCGCACGCCCCCTTCCTGTCCATGGGCCAGGCCGTCACAGCGGTCCGCCGAAGGGAGGCCTGCATGGCTGCCATGCCGCGGGCCTCCGGCATCGCCATGGAGTCGGCCGCTTTACGGCCGGCGGAGCGTCGCATAGTCTTCACTCCCATGAAGACCGTCCTCACCATCCAATCGCACGTCGCCTATGGCTATGTCGGCAACCGGGCCGCGGTTTTTCCGCTGCAGCGGCTGGGGATCGACGCCACGGCGGTGAACACCGTCCAGTTCTCCAACCACACCGGCTACGGCGCCTGGACCGGGCAGGTCTTCACGGCCGAACATATCGCCGACATCGTCGACGGCATCGCCGCCCGCGGCGTGCTGCCGGCGCAGGACGCGGTGTTGTCCGGCTATATGGGCGCCGTCGAACTGGGCCAGGTGATCGTGGAGACCGCCGCGCGGGTGAAGGCGGCCAATCCCAAGGCGGTCTACTGTTGCGACCCCGTGATGGGCGACGTCGGCCGCGGCTTCTTCGTGCGGCCCGGCCTGCCGGAATTCATCCGTGACCATGCCGTCCCCGCTGCCGACCTGATGACGCCCAACCAGTTCGAGCTGGAATATCTGACCGACCGCAAGGTGGAGACGCTGGACGACGCGCTGGCGGCGACCGCGGCGTTGCGCGCCCGCGGGCCGCGGCTGGTGCTGGTCACCAGCCTGACCCGCAGCGAGGCCGATCCCGACAGCATCGAGATGCTGGTGGATGGCACCGACGGCGCCTGGCTGGTGTCGACGCCGCGCCTGACCTTCGATCCGCCGCCCAACGGGTCGGGCGACGCGGTGGCGGCGCTGTTCCTCGCCCATTACCTGGCCGCCTTCGATCCCGCCGACGCGCTGGAGAAGGCGGCGGCGGCAATCTTCGCCATCTTCGAGACGACCAAGCGCCTGGGCACGCGGGAGCTTCAGCTGATCGCTGCCCAGGATGATTTCGTCGACCCGCCCCGCCGCTTCACCGCCAACCGCCTGCGCTGACGTCCGTCGAAAACTCCCGCTGTCAGGCGCTTCCGACGGACCGGCCGCCCACTTTGGACGGATGATCGGCCACCCGTGAAGCGGGCAGCCGGATCGTCATGGTGGTGCCGGTGCCGAGCGTGCTGTCGCAGGTCAGCGTGCCACCATGCAGGTCGATGAAGTTCTTCGAAATCGACAGCCCCAGACCGGTTCCTTCATAACTGCGGTTGGCAGCATTCTCGGCCTGGCGAAAGGGTTGGAACAGCTCGGGCAAGAAATCGGGCGGAATGCCGATGCCGGTGTCGGCCACCGACAGCCGGAATCCGCCATCCTCGTCCACGTCGGCGGCGATGGTGACGCTGCCGCCCTCCGGCGTGAACTTCACGGCATTCGACAGCAGGTTCAGGATCACCTGCTTGAAGGCGCGCTGATCGGCCCAGAGCGTGGCGATGGAGCCCGACACGAGATTGTTCAGGGCAACGCCGCCCGCCGCCGCCCGGTCGCGCACCATCATCATGCAATGGGCCACGGCCTCGTGCACCTCGACCGGCTCCTCATACAGGTCGAACCGGCCCGACTCCAGCTTCGACATGTCGAGCACGGCATTGACGATGTCCAGCAGATGCCGGCCGCTGTCGTGGATGTCGGCGATGCAGGATTTCTGGCGCTCGTTGACGGTGCCGAAGAACTGGCTGTCCAGCACCTCGGCGAAGCCGATGATGGCGTTGAGCGGCGTGCGCAGCTCGTGGCTCATGTTGGCCAGAAACTCGCTCTTGGCCCGGTTCGCCAGTTCCGCCTGTGTCTTGGAGGCGACCAGTTCCGCCTCCTGCTGCTTGCGGCGGGTCATGTCGCGGATGACGCCGACATAGATGCGCGGCTCGTCGGGGCCGGCAGGGTGGGGCGCCGCCGCGCAGGGAGTGCGGCCCAGCCGCAGGTCGCTGACGGTGAAGCCCACCGGAAAGGCATGGCCGTCGCGGCGTAGCGCGGTCAGGTCGCGGTCGTTGGCGCCGCCGCGCGCATCCGGGATCAGCGCTTCGATCGGCTGACCGGTCATTTCACTCTCCGGCACGCCGAACATGACTTCGGCCGACCGGTTGAAGGTGACGATGCGCCCCGCCGCGTCAAAGGTCACCACCGCGTCCAGCATGGAGTCGAGGATGCCGCGGATCCGGCGGGAGGCGCGGGCCAACCGGGCCTGATCCTCTTCCCGGCGGGCGTGCTGACGGACGACGAAGGCGGTCAGCAGGGCGATGGCGAGCGTCATCACCGTGCCGATGGCGGTCCAGGCTGCGGTGTCGCGTCGCCAATCGGTCAGAACCGCCCGCACCGGCAGTGTCGCCACGATGACGAACGGATAGTCCTGCACCCGCCGCACGCTGATCAGGCTGTCGACCGCATTGCCGCCGGGGACGGTCCCAGGCGAAGCGGCAGCCGGGGGAACGAGTGTGGGGACGTCGTCGCGGATGGTGGCCTCGTCCCGGTTCGCCAGGGCGTGCTGCACCGCCGGCCAGTCCGCCAGCCGGGTCAGCCCGATGCGGTCCTGCGGCCGCTGCAGCAGAACGGTTCCGTCCTCCAGCGCCAGGATCACGCCGCCCTTGCGGTCGATGCGCTGCGATTCCAGCGTCGCCGCCAGCCGTGTCGGGTCGACCAGCGCCACCAGCACCCCGCGGAAGCGGCCGTCCGCATCGGTCCAGCGCCGGCTCAGCGGGATGACGCGGGTGCCGGGCATCACCCGGCTGACGATGGGTGCCCCCACCAGCAGGCCGGGGCTGGCGCGGTCGCGCGCGCTGGTGAAATAGCCGCGGTCGGACAGCGGGAAGGGGGGCAGCGGTGCGTCGGCGGAATGGTGCAGGGCGAAGCCGTCGTCGCCGACCACCACCAGGTCGGCAAGTTCACCGAAAGAGTCGCGGCTCCGACGCAGATGGTCGTGAATGGCGGCGCTGCCGCGCCGTCCGCCATCTGGATGGGTGTCGAGCGCGAATGCCAGATCGCGCAACATCCGGTCCACCGAGAAGGCGGTGCGCAGTGTTTGGGCTTCCAGCATCCGGGCGAGGTCGCGGGTGGCGCGCGCGCCGGCGTCCAGCGCCTCCCGCCGGCCCTGGAGGATGCCGTACCCGATCAGCGCATTCACCACCAGGATGAAGGAGAGGCCGGACGCGGTCATCAGGAAGCGCACCGAGCCCAGACGGCCACGCAGCACCCGCGCCAGACCGGCGTTGGAACGGTTGGTCGGGGAAACGGACCCGGAGGCGGGCATCGTTGCGGCGGTTTCCTGTCTGGCGGGCGGCTGGACTGCGCCGGAACATTGATTGGATGAACATCCTAAAGAAAGGGTAACCGGACGCAAACAGGTGCCTCCCAACTGCGCCCAGATGCCGCGCCGCCATCGTTCATCGAGGCGCGTGGCGCAACCGCTGCGCACGCCACCCTGCCATTCCCGCCGCTGGTCCCGCCGGTGCCGGTCGGCGGTTGCCCGGAGCGGTTCCATCCGTTAGGTAAGGGGCATCTTGGCAGCCGGATCGCGCTTATCCCCATGACCGACGGACCGCTTTCGCTCTACCGCGCCCGCCGCGGCAGCGGCACTCTTCGCCCCGATCCCGATCAGGAACTGGCGGCGGAGAAGTTCCAAAGCCTGTATCAGGCGCTGAAGGGCTATCAGCCGCAACCCGTAGGCGACGACAAACCTGCGGGGGGAGGATGGCTGGAACGTTTTGGCCTGGGCCGCCGCCGTGCCACGCCGCCGCCGCCGGACATTGCCTCCACCGCACCGCAGGGGCTGTACATCTATGGCAGCGTCGGGCGCGGCAAGTCGATGCTGATGGACCTGTTCTTCGAGACGGCCCCCGTCGACAAGAAGCGGCGCGTCCATTTCCATGAATTCATGCTTGAGATCCACCAGCGCATCCACGACCACCGCCGGTCCGGCAAGGGAAAAGGCGATGGCCCGGACGAGGCGCTGCCCGAACTGGCCCGAGCCCTGGCGGACGAGGCGTGGCTGCTCTGCTTCGACGAGTTCCACGTCACCAACATCGTCGACGCCATGATTCTCGGCCGGCTGTTCACCAACCTGTTCGATCTGGGCGTGGTGGTGGTGGCAACCTCCAACTGGCCGCCGGACATGCTGTACAAGGATGGGCTCCAGCGCGAGCTGTTCCTGCCCTTCATCGCTCTGTTGAAGGAAAAGCTGGATATCCTGTCGCTGGACGGCCCCACCGATTACCGGCTGGACCGGTTGAAGGGCGTGCCGATCTATCATCATCCGCTGGGACCGGAGTCCGACGCCGCCCTTGCCAAGGCCTTCTCCGACCTGACCGGCGGTGCGGCGGGCGA is a window encoding:
- a CDS encoding HpcH/HpaI aldolase/citrate lyase family protein yields the protein MATTVRPRRSVLYMPGSNARALEKGRGLPADGLILDLEDAVAPDAKAVARDTIAQALAAGGYGGRELIIRVNGLNTPWGYDDLRMAATSGADAVLLPKVESADAVRLADSVLRAAGAPAGQTIWCMMETPLGILNAKEIAGASPAVGGLVLGTSDLAKDLHAAHTAQRLPMITSLGLCLLAARAYGLAVLDGVHLDLNDDEGFAASCRQGRELGFDGKTLIHPKTITACNAAFAPDADEIAHAHRIIAAHAEAASSGKGVVLVDGKLVENLHVENARRLVALAEAIAAL
- the zapE gene encoding cell division protein ZapE; this translates as MTDGPLSLYRARRGSGTLRPDPDQELAAEKFQSLYQALKGYQPQPVGDDKPAGGGWLERFGLGRRRATPPPPDIASTAPQGLYIYGSVGRGKSMLMDLFFETAPVDKKRRVHFHEFMLEIHQRIHDHRRSGKGKGDGPDEALPELARALADEAWLLCFDEFHVTNIVDAMILGRLFTNLFDLGVVVVATSNWPPDMLYKDGLQRELFLPFIALLKEKLDILSLDGPTDYRLDRLKGVPIYHHPLGPESDAALAKAFSDLTGGAAGEPCSLTVQGRRVEIDRAAKSVAWVDFWTLCGKPLGAADYLAIATHFHTVLIGHVPTMKDELRNEAKRFMTLIDALYEHKVNVVIAAEGPPERLYPEGTHAFEFERTVSRLMEMQSEDYLQRQHLT
- the pdxY gene encoding pyridoxal kinase PdxY, which gives rise to MAAMPRASGIAMESAALRPAERRIVFTPMKTVLTIQSHVAYGYVGNRAAVFPLQRLGIDATAVNTVQFSNHTGYGAWTGQVFTAEHIADIVDGIAARGVLPAQDAVLSGYMGAVELGQVIVETAARVKAANPKAVYCCDPVMGDVGRGFFVRPGLPEFIRDHAVPAADLMTPNQFELEYLTDRKVETLDDALAATAALRARGPRLVLVTSLTRSEADPDSIEMLVDGTDGAWLVSTPRLTFDPPPNGSGDAVAALFLAHYLAAFDPADALEKAAAAIFAIFETTKRLGTRELQLIAAQDDFVDPPRRFTANRLR
- a CDS encoding ATP-binding protein translates to MPASGSVSPTNRSNAGLARVLRGRLGSVRFLMTASGLSFILVVNALIGYGILQGRREALDAGARATRDLARMLEAQTLRTAFSVDRMLRDLAFALDTHPDGGRRGSAAIHDHLRRSRDSFGELADLVVVGDDGFALHHSADAPLPPFPLSDRGYFTSARDRASPGLLVGAPIVSRVMPGTRVIPLSRRWTDADGRFRGVLVALVDPTRLAATLESQRIDRKGGVILALEDGTVLLQRPQDRIGLTRLADWPAVQHALANRDEATIRDDVPTLVPPAAASPGTVPGGNAVDSLISVRRVQDYPFVIVATLPVRAVLTDWRRDTAAWTAIGTVMTLAIALLTAFVVRQHARREEDQARLARASRRIRGILDSMLDAVVTFDAAGRIVTFNRSAEVMFGVPESEMTGQPIEALIPDARGGANDRDLTALRRDGHAFPVGFTVSDLRLGRTPCAAAPHPAGPDEPRIYVGVIRDMTRRKQQEAELVASKTQAELANRAKSEFLANMSHELRTPLNAIIGFAEVLDSQFFGTVNERQKSCIADIHDSGRHLLDIVNAVLDMSKLESGRFDLYEEPVEVHEAVAHCMMMVRDRAAAGGVALNNLVSGSIATLWADQRAFKQVILNLLSNAVKFTPEGGSVTIAADVDEDGGFRLSVADTGIGIPPDFLPELFQPFRQAENAANRSYEGTGLGLSISKNFIDLHGGTLTCDSTLGTGTTMTIRLPASRVADHPSKVGGRSVGSA